The following are encoded in a window of Rosa chinensis cultivar Old Blush chromosome 4, RchiOBHm-V2, whole genome shotgun sequence genomic DNA:
- the LOC112196199 gene encoding fanconi-associated nuclease 1 homolog isoform X1: MLKGRESLSRLVGKRRRFLPNRHSLLSAPTTTQSLLNLDIDPNGTLVSPEGSSNQDEQENTLAGSVACPVCSVKLSAQNNTINSHLDECLSRGTKRKLTQRTLLELNFCPVSKIQNFSCDSKQFGNDLFPAARDESRNQVDSPSRDPINKDEISEVPDFDVTITQDDIYGVILETFIVGRRFGDGTELYLGASIYLSRDPDNVKDPNAIKVVYSDSGCLKMLGFLPRKLAEYLSPLIDQYSLNFEGCVTSIPKRSIDVVPIQIVCHKTSDNKDFNDDKVFKCLWRNAQQVIESTKSCPPSAIKYQDNFCVFIREVLRNSSHLLTDDEKNFIESFTSMSDDSQRLFVRLYTRKGPWFRLSAISYPEVLDPQQAVKELSETGYASCFEIINKLSDDCIKEILDLLTVSELREILCILKQGCNRGLRKQDLIASLISSYDEDLCPLLPSMVLHRTGSCVRISSNAESLIWRAERLFFLNGEQDLSAFLLVDLGIVKYPTYKCIVSQQIFSARDDLLGYEEAIEVAQIVDEALDGSNTGLVLKCIKIADSHLSNPVQSLTSESMAPFLSHFSATFVNSKVVLLGISFLEREHRYNDAIYLLKRLLNCFARDGRRGYWTLRLSIDLEHMGYLNESLLVAENGLLDEWVRAGSRVALQRRVLRLGKPPRRWKTPSFAESVKRKIMEVNVPGRPLNCAIGTKSRFYGEDGEQCGVEQLALQYYAEEGGWQGVHTESGIWLTIFGLLMWDIIFSNVPNVFRTRFQTAPLDLETDSFYLVRKNHIESHLQKILDGMAEEILITSWELHEGTACRGVNWGRHSLSELRAAVTCIGGPCVAAFCRHLAQDYRSWSSGMPDLLLWRFHGKYRGEAKLVEVKGPRDRLSEQQRAWLLLLMDCGFNAEVCKVSPIV; encoded by the exons ATGCTAAAGGGAAGAGAAAGCTTGAGCCGATTGGTGGGCAAACGCAGGCGCTTCCTTCCCAATCGTCATTCACTCCTCTCCGCCCCTACCACCACCCAG AGCTTATTGAATCTGGATATCGATCCAAATGGCACACTCGTGTCCCCGGAAGGCTCTTCAAATCAAGACGAACAAGAAAACACACTGGCGGGCTCTGTTGCTTGCCCTGTTTGCAGCGTCAAACTCAGCGCCCAAAACAACACCATCAATTCTCATCTGG ATGAGTGTCTATCTAGAGGAACCAAACGAAAGCTAACCCAGCGCACACTTCTAGAGCTCAACTTCTGCCCAGTGTCGAAGATTCAAAATTTTTCCTGTGACTCTAAACAGTTTGGAAATGATTTGTTTCCTGCAGCTCGGGATGAAAGTCGAAATCAGGTTGACAGTCCATCCAGAGACCCAATCAATAAGGACGAGATCAGTGAGGTGCCAGATTTTGATGTGACCATCACTCAGGACGACATATATGGGGTGATTCTTGAAACTTTTATTGTTGGCCGCAGGTTTGGTGATGGAACTGAGTTATATCTTGGTGCAAGCATTTATCTCTCAAGAGATCCTGATAATGTTAAGGATCCTAATGCTATCAAG GTTGTTTATTCAGATTCGGGATGCCTTAAAATGCTTGGCTTTCTCCCTCGCAAGCTAGCTGAGTATTTGTCTCCTCTGATAGACCAGTATAGTCTAAATTTTGAG GGATGCGTTACCTCTATTCCCAAGCGTTCTATTGATGTTGTCCCAATACAGATAGTGTGTCACAAGACCAGTGATAATAAGGACTTTAATGATGACAAGGTTTTCAAATGTTTATGGAGAAATGCTCAGCAAGTAATTGAATCTACAAAGTCCTGTCCGCCCAGTGCAATAAAATATCAGGATAACTTTTGTGTTTTCATACGTGAGGTTTTGAGAAACAGTTCTCACCTCTtgacagatgatgaaaagaATTTCATCG AGTCATTTACTTCGATGTCAGATGATAGTCAGAGGCTATTTGTTCGGCTTTATACACGGAAAG GCCCATGGTTTCGGCTGTCTGCTATTTCATACCCAGAAGTACTGGATCCCCAACAAGCAGTGAAAGAGCTATCTG AGACAGGGTATGCATCTTGCtttgaaattataaataaaCTATCTGATGATTGTATTAAGGAGATTTTGGATTTGCTCACTGTATCTGAGCTACGTGAAATCTTGTGCATCCTTAAGCAG GGTTGCAATCGTGGCCTAAGAAAGCAGGATCTCATTGCATCTCTTATATCTTCTTACGATGAAGATTTGTG CCCATTACTACCTAGTATGGTTTTGCACAGAACAGGATCCTGTGTTAGGATATCTTCAAATGCGGAGTCCCTTATCTGGCGTGCTGAG AGGCTTTTCTTCCTGAATGGTGAACAGGATCTCTCGGCATTTCTACTGGTGGATTTGGGAATAGTCAAGTATCCAACTTACAAGTGCATAGTCTCACAACAAATTTTCTCTGCTCGAGATGATTTGCTTGGTTATGAAGAG GCTATTGAAGTGGCACAAATAGTTGATGAAGCTCTTGATGGAAGCAACACTGGATTGGTCTTAAAGTGCATAAAGATAGCTGATTCCCATTTATCCAATCCGGTTCAATCCTTGACCTCTGAATCAATGGCTCCATTCCTTTCCCACTTTTCAGCTACATTTGTCAACTCAAAAGTGGTTTTACTAGGAATTTCTTTTCTTGAGCGTGAGCATAG GTACAATGATGCTATCTATTTACTGAAAAGGCTGCTGAATTGTTTCGCTCGTGATGGTAGAAGAGGATACTGGACACTACGGTTATCAATTGATTTGGAGCACATGGGCTATCTGAATGAGAGCCTTTTGGTTGCTGAAAATGGGTTACTAGATGAATGGGTGCGTGCTGGTTCAAGAGTGGCACTTCAAAGGAGAGTCCTTCGCTTGGGAAAACCACCGAGGCGATGGAAAACTCCTAGTTTTGCAGAGTCTGTCAAGAGGAAGATCATGGAG GTAAATGTTCCGGGGAGACCTTTAAATTGTGCAATTGGCACAAAGAGCAGGTTTTATGGAGAAGATGGGGAGCAATGCGGTGTAGAGCAGCTAGCTCTGCAATATTATGCCGAGGAAGGTGGATGGCAGGGTGTTCATACAGAGAGTGGCATTTGGTTGACTATTTTTGGACTTCTTATGTGGGATATTATATTTTCCAATGTACCAAATGTCTTCCGCACCAGATTTCAG ACTGCTCCCTTGGATTTAGAGACTGATAGCTTTTATCTAGTGAGAAAGAACCATATCGAGTCTCACCTACAGAAAATTCTTGATGGCATGGCTGAAGAGATTCTCATCACTTCATGGGAGTTACATGAGGGAACAGCATGTCGAGGAGTTAACTGGGGGCGACATTCCCTCTCTGAGCTTCGGGCAGCTGTTACATGCATCGGTGGCCCATGTGTGGCTGCATTTTGTCGACATCTTGCACAAGATTATCGTAGTTGGTCAAGTGGAATGCCAGATTTACTTCTGTGGCGCTTCCATGGGAAATACAGAGGTGAAGCGAAGCTTGTTGAAGTTAAAGGCCCCAGGGATAGACTCTCTGAACAGCAGCGAGCATGGCTATTGCTTTTAATGGATTGTGGGTTCAATGCTGAGGTCTGTAAAGTGAGCCCTATTGTCTGA
- the LOC112196199 gene encoding fanconi-associated nuclease 1 homolog isoform X4: MICFLQLGMKVEIRLTVHPETQSIRTRSVRFGDGTELYLGASIYLSRDPDNVKDPNAIKVVYSDSGCLKMLGFLPRKLAEYLSPLIDQYSLNFEGCVTSIPKRSIDVVPIQIVCHKTSDNKDFNDDKVFKCLWRNAQQVIESTKSCPPSAIKYQDNFCVFIREVLRNSSHLLTDDEKNFIESFTSMSDDSQRLFVRLYTRKGPWFRLSAISYPEVLDPQQAVKELSETGYASCFEIINKLSDDCIKEILDLLTVSELREILCILKQGCNRGLRKQDLIASLISSYDEDLCPLLPSMVLHRTGSCVRISSNAESLIWRAERLFFLNGEQDLSAFLLVDLGIVKYPTYKCIVSQQIFSARDDLLGYEEAIEVAQIVDEALDGSNTGLVLKCIKIADSHLSNPVQSLTSESMAPFLSHFSATFVNSKVVLLGISFLEREHRYNDAIYLLKRLLNCFARDGRRGYWTLRLSIDLEHMGYLNESLLVAENGLLDEWVRAGSRVALQRRVLRLGKPPRRWKTPSFAESVKRKIMEVNVPGRPLNCAIGTKSRFYGEDGEQCGVEQLALQYYAEEGGWQGVHTESGIWLTIFGLLMWDIIFSNVPNVFRTRFQTAPLDLETDSFYLVRKNHIESHLQKILDGMAEEILITSWELHEGTACRGVNWGRHSLSELRAAVTCIGGPCVAAFCRHLAQDYRSWSSGMPDLLLWRFHGKYRGEAKLVEVKGPRDRLSEQQRAWLLLLMDCGFNAEVCKVSPIV; the protein is encoded by the exons ATGATTTGTTTCCTGCAGCTCGGGATGAAAGTCGAAATCAGGTTGACAGTCCATCCAGAGACCCAATCAATAAGGACGAGATCAGTGAG GTTTGGTGATGGAACTGAGTTATATCTTGGTGCAAGCATTTATCTCTCAAGAGATCCTGATAATGTTAAGGATCCTAATGCTATCAAG GTTGTTTATTCAGATTCGGGATGCCTTAAAATGCTTGGCTTTCTCCCTCGCAAGCTAGCTGAGTATTTGTCTCCTCTGATAGACCAGTATAGTCTAAATTTTGAG GGATGCGTTACCTCTATTCCCAAGCGTTCTATTGATGTTGTCCCAATACAGATAGTGTGTCACAAGACCAGTGATAATAAGGACTTTAATGATGACAAGGTTTTCAAATGTTTATGGAGAAATGCTCAGCAAGTAATTGAATCTACAAAGTCCTGTCCGCCCAGTGCAATAAAATATCAGGATAACTTTTGTGTTTTCATACGTGAGGTTTTGAGAAACAGTTCTCACCTCTtgacagatgatgaaaagaATTTCATCG AGTCATTTACTTCGATGTCAGATGATAGTCAGAGGCTATTTGTTCGGCTTTATACACGGAAAG GCCCATGGTTTCGGCTGTCTGCTATTTCATACCCAGAAGTACTGGATCCCCAACAAGCAGTGAAAGAGCTATCTG AGACAGGGTATGCATCTTGCtttgaaattataaataaaCTATCTGATGATTGTATTAAGGAGATTTTGGATTTGCTCACTGTATCTGAGCTACGTGAAATCTTGTGCATCCTTAAGCAG GGTTGCAATCGTGGCCTAAGAAAGCAGGATCTCATTGCATCTCTTATATCTTCTTACGATGAAGATTTGTG CCCATTACTACCTAGTATGGTTTTGCACAGAACAGGATCCTGTGTTAGGATATCTTCAAATGCGGAGTCCCTTATCTGGCGTGCTGAG AGGCTTTTCTTCCTGAATGGTGAACAGGATCTCTCGGCATTTCTACTGGTGGATTTGGGAATAGTCAAGTATCCAACTTACAAGTGCATAGTCTCACAACAAATTTTCTCTGCTCGAGATGATTTGCTTGGTTATGAAGAG GCTATTGAAGTGGCACAAATAGTTGATGAAGCTCTTGATGGAAGCAACACTGGATTGGTCTTAAAGTGCATAAAGATAGCTGATTCCCATTTATCCAATCCGGTTCAATCCTTGACCTCTGAATCAATGGCTCCATTCCTTTCCCACTTTTCAGCTACATTTGTCAACTCAAAAGTGGTTTTACTAGGAATTTCTTTTCTTGAGCGTGAGCATAG GTACAATGATGCTATCTATTTACTGAAAAGGCTGCTGAATTGTTTCGCTCGTGATGGTAGAAGAGGATACTGGACACTACGGTTATCAATTGATTTGGAGCACATGGGCTATCTGAATGAGAGCCTTTTGGTTGCTGAAAATGGGTTACTAGATGAATGGGTGCGTGCTGGTTCAAGAGTGGCACTTCAAAGGAGAGTCCTTCGCTTGGGAAAACCACCGAGGCGATGGAAAACTCCTAGTTTTGCAGAGTCTGTCAAGAGGAAGATCATGGAG GTAAATGTTCCGGGGAGACCTTTAAATTGTGCAATTGGCACAAAGAGCAGGTTTTATGGAGAAGATGGGGAGCAATGCGGTGTAGAGCAGCTAGCTCTGCAATATTATGCCGAGGAAGGTGGATGGCAGGGTGTTCATACAGAGAGTGGCATTTGGTTGACTATTTTTGGACTTCTTATGTGGGATATTATATTTTCCAATGTACCAAATGTCTTCCGCACCAGATTTCAG ACTGCTCCCTTGGATTTAGAGACTGATAGCTTTTATCTAGTGAGAAAGAACCATATCGAGTCTCACCTACAGAAAATTCTTGATGGCATGGCTGAAGAGATTCTCATCACTTCATGGGAGTTACATGAGGGAACAGCATGTCGAGGAGTTAACTGGGGGCGACATTCCCTCTCTGAGCTTCGGGCAGCTGTTACATGCATCGGTGGCCCATGTGTGGCTGCATTTTGTCGACATCTTGCACAAGATTATCGTAGTTGGTCAAGTGGAATGCCAGATTTACTTCTGTGGCGCTTCCATGGGAAATACAGAGGTGAAGCGAAGCTTGTTGAAGTTAAAGGCCCCAGGGATAGACTCTCTGAACAGCAGCGAGCATGGCTATTGCTTTTAATGGATTGTGGGTTCAATGCTGAGGTCTGTAAAGTGAGCCCTATTGTCTGA
- the LOC112196199 gene encoding fanconi-associated nuclease 1 homolog isoform X2: MLKGRESLSRLVGKRRRFLPNRHSLLSAPTTTQSLLNLDIDPNGTLVSPEGSSNQDEQENTLAGSVACPVCSVKLSAQNNTINSHLDECLSRGTKRKLTQRTLLELNFCPVSKIQNFSCDSKQFGNDLFPAARDESRNQVDSPSRDPINKDEISEVPDFDVTITQDDIYGVILETFIVGRRFGDGTELYLGASIYLSRDPDNVKDPNAIKGCVTSIPKRSIDVVPIQIVCHKTSDNKDFNDDKVFKCLWRNAQQVIESTKSCPPSAIKYQDNFCVFIREVLRNSSHLLTDDEKNFIESFTSMSDDSQRLFVRLYTRKGPWFRLSAISYPEVLDPQQAVKELSETGYASCFEIINKLSDDCIKEILDLLTVSELREILCILKQGCNRGLRKQDLIASLISSYDEDLCPLLPSMVLHRTGSCVRISSNAESLIWRAERLFFLNGEQDLSAFLLVDLGIVKYPTYKCIVSQQIFSARDDLLGYEEAIEVAQIVDEALDGSNTGLVLKCIKIADSHLSNPVQSLTSESMAPFLSHFSATFVNSKVVLLGISFLEREHRYNDAIYLLKRLLNCFARDGRRGYWTLRLSIDLEHMGYLNESLLVAENGLLDEWVRAGSRVALQRRVLRLGKPPRRWKTPSFAESVKRKIMEVNVPGRPLNCAIGTKSRFYGEDGEQCGVEQLALQYYAEEGGWQGVHTESGIWLTIFGLLMWDIIFSNVPNVFRTRFQTAPLDLETDSFYLVRKNHIESHLQKILDGMAEEILITSWELHEGTACRGVNWGRHSLSELRAAVTCIGGPCVAAFCRHLAQDYRSWSSGMPDLLLWRFHGKYRGEAKLVEVKGPRDRLSEQQRAWLLLLMDCGFNAEVCKVSPIV, encoded by the exons ATGCTAAAGGGAAGAGAAAGCTTGAGCCGATTGGTGGGCAAACGCAGGCGCTTCCTTCCCAATCGTCATTCACTCCTCTCCGCCCCTACCACCACCCAG AGCTTATTGAATCTGGATATCGATCCAAATGGCACACTCGTGTCCCCGGAAGGCTCTTCAAATCAAGACGAACAAGAAAACACACTGGCGGGCTCTGTTGCTTGCCCTGTTTGCAGCGTCAAACTCAGCGCCCAAAACAACACCATCAATTCTCATCTGG ATGAGTGTCTATCTAGAGGAACCAAACGAAAGCTAACCCAGCGCACACTTCTAGAGCTCAACTTCTGCCCAGTGTCGAAGATTCAAAATTTTTCCTGTGACTCTAAACAGTTTGGAAATGATTTGTTTCCTGCAGCTCGGGATGAAAGTCGAAATCAGGTTGACAGTCCATCCAGAGACCCAATCAATAAGGACGAGATCAGTGAGGTGCCAGATTTTGATGTGACCATCACTCAGGACGACATATATGGGGTGATTCTTGAAACTTTTATTGTTGGCCGCAGGTTTGGTGATGGAACTGAGTTATATCTTGGTGCAAGCATTTATCTCTCAAGAGATCCTGATAATGTTAAGGATCCTAATGCTATCAAG GGATGCGTTACCTCTATTCCCAAGCGTTCTATTGATGTTGTCCCAATACAGATAGTGTGTCACAAGACCAGTGATAATAAGGACTTTAATGATGACAAGGTTTTCAAATGTTTATGGAGAAATGCTCAGCAAGTAATTGAATCTACAAAGTCCTGTCCGCCCAGTGCAATAAAATATCAGGATAACTTTTGTGTTTTCATACGTGAGGTTTTGAGAAACAGTTCTCACCTCTtgacagatgatgaaaagaATTTCATCG AGTCATTTACTTCGATGTCAGATGATAGTCAGAGGCTATTTGTTCGGCTTTATACACGGAAAG GCCCATGGTTTCGGCTGTCTGCTATTTCATACCCAGAAGTACTGGATCCCCAACAAGCAGTGAAAGAGCTATCTG AGACAGGGTATGCATCTTGCtttgaaattataaataaaCTATCTGATGATTGTATTAAGGAGATTTTGGATTTGCTCACTGTATCTGAGCTACGTGAAATCTTGTGCATCCTTAAGCAG GGTTGCAATCGTGGCCTAAGAAAGCAGGATCTCATTGCATCTCTTATATCTTCTTACGATGAAGATTTGTG CCCATTACTACCTAGTATGGTTTTGCACAGAACAGGATCCTGTGTTAGGATATCTTCAAATGCGGAGTCCCTTATCTGGCGTGCTGAG AGGCTTTTCTTCCTGAATGGTGAACAGGATCTCTCGGCATTTCTACTGGTGGATTTGGGAATAGTCAAGTATCCAACTTACAAGTGCATAGTCTCACAACAAATTTTCTCTGCTCGAGATGATTTGCTTGGTTATGAAGAG GCTATTGAAGTGGCACAAATAGTTGATGAAGCTCTTGATGGAAGCAACACTGGATTGGTCTTAAAGTGCATAAAGATAGCTGATTCCCATTTATCCAATCCGGTTCAATCCTTGACCTCTGAATCAATGGCTCCATTCCTTTCCCACTTTTCAGCTACATTTGTCAACTCAAAAGTGGTTTTACTAGGAATTTCTTTTCTTGAGCGTGAGCATAG GTACAATGATGCTATCTATTTACTGAAAAGGCTGCTGAATTGTTTCGCTCGTGATGGTAGAAGAGGATACTGGACACTACGGTTATCAATTGATTTGGAGCACATGGGCTATCTGAATGAGAGCCTTTTGGTTGCTGAAAATGGGTTACTAGATGAATGGGTGCGTGCTGGTTCAAGAGTGGCACTTCAAAGGAGAGTCCTTCGCTTGGGAAAACCACCGAGGCGATGGAAAACTCCTAGTTTTGCAGAGTCTGTCAAGAGGAAGATCATGGAG GTAAATGTTCCGGGGAGACCTTTAAATTGTGCAATTGGCACAAAGAGCAGGTTTTATGGAGAAGATGGGGAGCAATGCGGTGTAGAGCAGCTAGCTCTGCAATATTATGCCGAGGAAGGTGGATGGCAGGGTGTTCATACAGAGAGTGGCATTTGGTTGACTATTTTTGGACTTCTTATGTGGGATATTATATTTTCCAATGTACCAAATGTCTTCCGCACCAGATTTCAG ACTGCTCCCTTGGATTTAGAGACTGATAGCTTTTATCTAGTGAGAAAGAACCATATCGAGTCTCACCTACAGAAAATTCTTGATGGCATGGCTGAAGAGATTCTCATCACTTCATGGGAGTTACATGAGGGAACAGCATGTCGAGGAGTTAACTGGGGGCGACATTCCCTCTCTGAGCTTCGGGCAGCTGTTACATGCATCGGTGGCCCATGTGTGGCTGCATTTTGTCGACATCTTGCACAAGATTATCGTAGTTGGTCAAGTGGAATGCCAGATTTACTTCTGTGGCGCTTCCATGGGAAATACAGAGGTGAAGCGAAGCTTGTTGAAGTTAAAGGCCCCAGGGATAGACTCTCTGAACAGCAGCGAGCATGGCTATTGCTTTTAATGGATTGTGGGTTCAATGCTGAGGTCTGTAAAGTGAGCCCTATTGTCTGA
- the LOC112196199 gene encoding fanconi-associated nuclease 1 homolog isoform X3: MLKGRESLSRLVGKRRRFLPNRHSLLSAPTTTQSLLNLDIDPNGTLVSPEGSSNQDEQENTLAGSVACPVCSVKLSAQNNTINSHLDECLSRGTKRKLTQRTLLELNFCPVSKIQNFSCDSKQFGNDLFPAARDESRNQVDSPSRDPINKDEISEVPDFDVTITQDDIYGVILETFIVGRRFGDGTELYLGASIYLSRDPDNVKDPNAIKVVYSDSGCLKMLGFLPRKLAEYLSPLIDQYSLNFEGCVTSIPKRSIDVVPIQIVCHKTSDNKDFNDDKVFKCLWRNAQQVIESTKSCPPSAIKYQDNFCVFIREVLRNSSHLLTDDEKNFIESFTSMSDDSQRLFVRLYTRKGPWFRLSAISYPEVLDPQQAVKELSETGYASCFEIINKLSDDCIKEILDLLTVSELREILCILKQGCNRGLRKQDLIASLISSYDEDLCPLLPSMVLHRTGSCVRISSNAESLIWRAERLFFLNGEQDLSAFLLVDLGIVKYPTYKCIVSQQIFSARDDLLGYEEAIEVAQIVDEALDGSNTGLVLKCIKIADSHLSNPVQSLTSESMAPFLSHFSATFVNSKVVLLGISFLEREHRYNDAIYLLKRLLNCFARDGRRGYWTLRLSIDLEHMGYLNESLLVAENGLLDEWVRAGSRVALQRRVLRLGKPPRRWKTPSFAESVKRKIMELGKCSGETFKLCNWHKEQVLWRRWGAMRCRAASSAILCRGRWMAGCSYREWHLVDYFWTSYVGYYIFQCTKCLPHQISDCSLGFRD; the protein is encoded by the exons ATGCTAAAGGGAAGAGAAAGCTTGAGCCGATTGGTGGGCAAACGCAGGCGCTTCCTTCCCAATCGTCATTCACTCCTCTCCGCCCCTACCACCACCCAG AGCTTATTGAATCTGGATATCGATCCAAATGGCACACTCGTGTCCCCGGAAGGCTCTTCAAATCAAGACGAACAAGAAAACACACTGGCGGGCTCTGTTGCTTGCCCTGTTTGCAGCGTCAAACTCAGCGCCCAAAACAACACCATCAATTCTCATCTGG ATGAGTGTCTATCTAGAGGAACCAAACGAAAGCTAACCCAGCGCACACTTCTAGAGCTCAACTTCTGCCCAGTGTCGAAGATTCAAAATTTTTCCTGTGACTCTAAACAGTTTGGAAATGATTTGTTTCCTGCAGCTCGGGATGAAAGTCGAAATCAGGTTGACAGTCCATCCAGAGACCCAATCAATAAGGACGAGATCAGTGAGGTGCCAGATTTTGATGTGACCATCACTCAGGACGACATATATGGGGTGATTCTTGAAACTTTTATTGTTGGCCGCAGGTTTGGTGATGGAACTGAGTTATATCTTGGTGCAAGCATTTATCTCTCAAGAGATCCTGATAATGTTAAGGATCCTAATGCTATCAAG GTTGTTTATTCAGATTCGGGATGCCTTAAAATGCTTGGCTTTCTCCCTCGCAAGCTAGCTGAGTATTTGTCTCCTCTGATAGACCAGTATAGTCTAAATTTTGAG GGATGCGTTACCTCTATTCCCAAGCGTTCTATTGATGTTGTCCCAATACAGATAGTGTGTCACAAGACCAGTGATAATAAGGACTTTAATGATGACAAGGTTTTCAAATGTTTATGGAGAAATGCTCAGCAAGTAATTGAATCTACAAAGTCCTGTCCGCCCAGTGCAATAAAATATCAGGATAACTTTTGTGTTTTCATACGTGAGGTTTTGAGAAACAGTTCTCACCTCTtgacagatgatgaaaagaATTTCATCG AGTCATTTACTTCGATGTCAGATGATAGTCAGAGGCTATTTGTTCGGCTTTATACACGGAAAG GCCCATGGTTTCGGCTGTCTGCTATTTCATACCCAGAAGTACTGGATCCCCAACAAGCAGTGAAAGAGCTATCTG AGACAGGGTATGCATCTTGCtttgaaattataaataaaCTATCTGATGATTGTATTAAGGAGATTTTGGATTTGCTCACTGTATCTGAGCTACGTGAAATCTTGTGCATCCTTAAGCAG GGTTGCAATCGTGGCCTAAGAAAGCAGGATCTCATTGCATCTCTTATATCTTCTTACGATGAAGATTTGTG CCCATTACTACCTAGTATGGTTTTGCACAGAACAGGATCCTGTGTTAGGATATCTTCAAATGCGGAGTCCCTTATCTGGCGTGCTGAG AGGCTTTTCTTCCTGAATGGTGAACAGGATCTCTCGGCATTTCTACTGGTGGATTTGGGAATAGTCAAGTATCCAACTTACAAGTGCATAGTCTCACAACAAATTTTCTCTGCTCGAGATGATTTGCTTGGTTATGAAGAG GCTATTGAAGTGGCACAAATAGTTGATGAAGCTCTTGATGGAAGCAACACTGGATTGGTCTTAAAGTGCATAAAGATAGCTGATTCCCATTTATCCAATCCGGTTCAATCCTTGACCTCTGAATCAATGGCTCCATTCCTTTCCCACTTTTCAGCTACATTTGTCAACTCAAAAGTGGTTTTACTAGGAATTTCTTTTCTTGAGCGTGAGCATAG GTACAATGATGCTATCTATTTACTGAAAAGGCTGCTGAATTGTTTCGCTCGTGATGGTAGAAGAGGATACTGGACACTACGGTTATCAATTGATTTGGAGCACATGGGCTATCTGAATGAGAGCCTTTTGGTTGCTGAAAATGGGTTACTAGATGAATGGGTGCGTGCTGGTTCAAGAGTGGCACTTCAAAGGAGAGTCCTTCGCTTGGGAAAACCACCGAGGCGATGGAAAACTCCTAGTTTTGCAGAGTCTGTCAAGAGGAAGATCATGGAG TTAGGTAAATGTTCCGGGGAGACCTTTAAATTGTGCAATTGGCACAAAGAGCAGGTTTTATGGAGAAGATGGGGAGCAATGCGGTGTAGAGCAGCTAGCTCTGCAATATTATGCCGAGGAAGGTGGATGGCAGGGTGTTCATACAGAGAGTGGCATTTGGTTGACTATTTTTGGACTTCTTATGTGGGATATTATATTTTCCAATGTACCAAATGTCTTCCGCACCAGATTTCAG ACTGCTCCCTTGGATTTAGAGACTGA